In Bartonella machadoae, a single genomic region encodes these proteins:
- a CDS encoding lysozyme, protein MRKISSEGLALIKQWEGLRLNAYKDAIGIWTIGYGHTNSAGKPFVHKGMIITEEQAEEFLCHDLQQFENAVEHAVQVSLTDEQFAALVSFCYNVGTAAFCNSTLLKKLNQGEYEAIPSELQKWTKAGGKRLQGLVHRRTAEAGLWAKGAYVSSNYQPVETKQPMGIFKAEALAPIIGSFSGLGGLLAGNGPIQWALATIMVLAACAGLFCVARRFQEHKL, encoded by the coding sequence ATGAGAAAAATATCATCAGAAGGATTAGCACTTATTAAACAATGGGAAGGCTTGCGTCTCAACGCCTATAAAGATGCCATTGGTATATGGACCATTGGTTATGGACATACAAATTCTGCTGGAAAACCCTTTGTTCATAAGGGCATGATAATCACTGAAGAACAAGCAGAAGAGTTTCTTTGCCATGATTTGCAACAATTTGAGAATGCTGTTGAACACGCTGTTCAAGTTTCCTTAACAGACGAACAATTCGCAGCACTCGTGTCCTTTTGTTATAATGTAGGAACAGCAGCCTTTTGCAATTCGACACTGTTAAAAAAACTCAATCAAGGTGAATATGAAGCAATCCCCTCTGAATTACAAAAATGGACCAAAGCGGGTGGAAAGCGCCTTCAAGGTCTCGTACACCGGCGTACAGCAGAAGCAGGCTTATGGGCAAAAGGCGCTTATGTTTCCTCCAATTATCAACCAGTAGAAACCAAACAGCCAATGGGGATTTTCAAAGCGGAAGCGCTTGCCCCCATCATTGGTTCTTTCTCTGGTCTTGGCGGCTTGTTAGCGGGCAATGGTCCCATCCAATGGGCATTGGCAACCATTATGGTTTTAGCCGCCTGTGCCGGTCTTTTCTGTGTCGCAAGACGCTTTCAGGAACACAAATTATGA
- a CDS encoding contractile injection system protein, VgrG/Pvc8 family, producing MKPFCMVMANGQDITKTLMDYVLSIEITDEAEDKSDRITIELDDRARNSDNGFLDIPLIGTVLSVTLGYESGKIRDMGAYLIDEISVSSPPQSLTVTGRAAAMNTSYRTPKSQSYHQQTLGNIVQEIAQRNGYTAKVDPSLAKIVVRHIDQTTESDMAFAARLAEEYDAVAKPVDGKLVLAKRGEGKAITGETLPIVILHEKQCTCWDFKYSARDEAGAANGLETDGGEDQKAAADARAPEEIEEDENTIHMDENDLPEPSEPEKEEEKEAEKQEQEKKGGVIATYYDLRSGEKKEVKSGNPPFHELKYTYHNQSEAVAAIAAYRNKSSRGKSSFSCDIGGDPFVQAEAKLVQEPPFRPYIPAEWRIKSVKHKLDKTGGYTTKIECELFDEGQEDAAGNVANTTPDKDDTLDPNAPQNAYEEGEGVIHMDEGDI from the coding sequence ATGAAACCTTTTTGCATGGTTATGGCAAATGGACAAGACATTACCAAAACGCTCATGGATTATGTTTTATCAATTGAAATAACCGATGAGGCAGAAGACAAAAGCGACCGTATCACCATAGAGCTTGATGACCGTGCACGCAACAGTGATAATGGCTTTCTTGATATACCCCTTATCGGAACAGTTCTTTCCGTAACACTTGGTTATGAGAGCGGCAAAATACGCGATATGGGAGCCTATCTGATAGACGAGATCTCTGTAAGCAGTCCACCACAAAGCTTAACTGTTACAGGGCGTGCTGCGGCAATGAACACGTCTTATAGAACACCCAAAAGCCAATCTTATCACCAGCAAACACTTGGCAATATTGTTCAAGAAATCGCACAACGTAATGGTTATACCGCAAAGGTTGACCCTTCTCTTGCGAAAATTGTTGTGCGTCATATTGATCAAACCACTGAAAGTGATATGGCTTTTGCCGCCCGCCTTGCAGAAGAATATGATGCGGTAGCAAAGCCTGTTGATGGTAAGCTAGTCCTTGCCAAACGGGGAGAAGGAAAAGCCATCACCGGCGAGACACTTCCCATAGTGATTCTTCATGAGAAACAGTGCACATGTTGGGATTTTAAATACAGCGCACGGGATGAAGCAGGTGCAGCCAATGGTCTAGAAACCGATGGTGGTGAGGACCAAAAAGCCGCAGCAGATGCACGTGCACCAGAAGAGATAGAGGAGGATGAAAACACCATCCATATGGATGAAAATGATCTACCAGAACCATCTGAACCAGAGAAAGAAGAAGAAAAAGAAGCGGAGAAGCAAGAACAAGAGAAAAAAGGTGGCGTTATCGCAACCTATTATGATCTGCGCAGTGGTGAAAAGAAAGAAGTCAAATCCGGTAATCCACCGTTTCATGAACTCAAATATACCTACCATAATCAATCAGAGGCTGTTGCAGCTATTGCTGCTTATCGTAACAAATCATCACGGGGCAAATCTTCTTTCTCCTGTGATATTGGTGGTGATCCCTTTGTGCAAGCAGAGGCAAAGCTTGTTCAAGAGCCCCCTTTCCGTCCTTATATACCAGCAGAATGGCGCATCAAAAGCGTCAAGCATAAGCTTGATAAAACGGGTGGTTACACCACAAAAATAGAGTGTGAACTTTTTGATGAAGGACAAGAAGACGCCGCTGGAAATGTTGCAAACACAACACCAGACAAGGATGATACTCTTGATCCAAACGCTCCACAAAATGCATATGAGGAAGGCGAAGGCGTCATCCATATGGATGAGGGAGATATATAA
- a CDS encoding type II toxin-antitoxin system YafQ family toxin: MRSVSYSGKFKKDVKRAKKRGKDMQKLTEVMQLLIHKQQLPSILNDHALQGNWKSRQDLHIEPDWLLIYIVDEERVHFDRTDTHSDLFK, encoded by the coding sequence ATGCGTTCAGTGAGTTATTCAGGAAAGTTTAAAAAAGATGTAAAACGGGCAAAAAAGCGTGGAAAAGATATGCAAAAACTTACAGAAGTTATGCAACTTCTGATTCATAAGCAGCAATTGCCATCTATTTTAAATGATCATGCATTACAAGGAAATTGGAAATCTCGTCAAGATCTTCATATAGAACCTGATTGGTTATTAATTTATATAGTTGATGAAGAACGAGTCCATTTTGATAGAACAGATACGCATTCGGATTTATTTAAGTAA
- a CDS encoding helix-turn-helix domain-containing protein, which translates to MITPFGKTLRKLRIDHSERLLDMAKKLDISVPFLSSVEIGKKSVPVGMEEKIIEVYALNQEAAARLRRESDACRSSFTIKSSDPLCRETVGMFTRLLKVFSQQDLESFKGILETIREEKSQKNVRVAEEC; encoded by the coding sequence ATGATTACACCCTTTGGTAAAACCTTACGCAAACTTCGCATAGATCACTCTGAACGTCTTTTAGATATGGCTAAGAAATTAGACATCTCTGTCCCATTTTTATCATCTGTAGAAATTGGCAAAAAATCTGTACCCGTTGGCATGGAAGAAAAGATCATAGAGGTTTACGCTTTAAATCAAGAGGCAGCCGCCCGTCTAAGGAGAGAATCGGATGCTTGTCGCAGCAGTTTTACCATCAAGTCGTCTGATCCCTTGTGTCGTGAAACCGTTGGCATGTTTACAAGACTTTTAAAGGTTTTTTCACAACAGGATTTAGAATCATTCAAAGGAATACTAGAAACGATTAGAGAAGAGAAAAGCCAAAAAAATGTTCGTGTTGCGGAGGAATGTTAG
- a CDS encoding helix-turn-helix transcriptional regulator: MTEHDVLLTDRESAKLLHISVSTFRRHVTNGALPKPLKFGSLSRWLKSDLLNVIEKAKTQRQHLSDVA, encoded by the coding sequence ATGACTGAACATGATGTTCTTCTTACAGACCGTGAAAGTGCAAAATTATTGCATATAAGCGTTTCAACATTCCGTCGCCATGTCACCAATGGAGCTTTACCAAAGCCCTTAAAATTTGGTTCTTTATCACGTTGGTTAAAATCGGATCTGTTGAATGTGATTGAAAAAGCCAAAACGCAACGTCAACATCTCAGTGATGTGGCATAA
- a CDS encoding phage tail protein, giving the protein MMLALGGFIFSIETAAYQTLDLSYGVPWVEQGRLGRKAALQLPAVANAEFSLTGVIYPDFKGGHGQLEYLRQIAHQGPHILVTGQGKILGKFVILSVEEKQSVFHYNGAPKKQEFTVKLREYGEDL; this is encoded by the coding sequence ATGATGCTTGCTTTGGGTGGTTTTATTTTTTCGATTGAAACGGCAGCCTATCAAACTCTTGATCTGTCTTATGGTGTACCATGGGTCGAGCAAGGACGATTGGGACGAAAAGCTGCTCTTCAATTGCCTGCTGTTGCAAATGCAGAATTTTCCTTAACGGGTGTGATCTATCCAGATTTCAAAGGTGGGCATGGACAACTCGAATATTTGCGGCAAATCGCCCATCAGGGACCTCATATTCTTGTAACAGGGCAAGGCAAAATTTTAGGGAAGTTTGTTATCCTTTCCGTGGAGGAAAAGCAAAGCGTTTTTCATTATAACGGTGCCCCCAAAAAACAAGAATTTACAGTAAAACTGAGAGAATATGGTGAAGACCTATGA
- a CDS encoding XRE family transcriptional regulator, with amino-acid sequence MDHSDRLLDMAKRLEVSVPFLSSVEISRKSVPVGIEEKIIELYALDQEAAARLRRESDAGRHSFTITSSDSLYRETVGMFMRLLKTFSQ; translated from the coding sequence ATAGATCACTCTGATCGTCTTTTAGATATGGCTAAGAGATTAGAAGTTTCAGTTCCATTTTTATCATCAGTAGAAATTAGCAGAAAATCGGTACCTGTTGGCATAGAAGAAAAGATCATAGAGCTTTATGCTTTAGATCAAGAGGCAGCCGCCCGTTTAAGGAGAGAATCTGATGCTGGTCGTCATAGTTTTACTATCACATCATCTGATTCCTTGTATCGTGAAACCGTTGGCATGTTTATGAGACTTTTAAAGACTTTTTCACAATAG
- a CDS encoding tyrosine-type recombinase/integrase: protein MPLMNRLNARAVATLGAGKYNDGAGLVLHKRKDGGAQWIYRYTIHGRRREMGLGALRDVSLKQARELATQWRFVIRDGRDPIKEREKQKREAMRNLHYLKDIALDAFESRKAELKGDGKNGEWFSPLKLHILPKLGCLPVSEITQTDIRNTLAPIWHTKAGAARAALNRLNICLKHAAALGLDVDLQATEKAKALLGKQRHKMQNRPAMDWRDVPFFYKTLCKTPTLTQLALRLLILTGVRTYPLRHIHKDQIEDDIWTIPAENMKGRRDTTKEFRVPLSTEALEILKQARLLSRNDFFFSATGRGPLAVKCMSHYMQRTGLDACPHGFRSSLRDWLAETTDAPFEVAETILGHVVGGQVERAYRRTDYLEQRRVYMDKWAAYVTGQS from the coding sequence ATGCCTTTAATGAATCGTCTTAATGCAAGGGCTGTCGCAACATTGGGGGCTGGCAAATATAATGATGGTGCCGGCTTGGTACTTCATAAGCGTAAAGATGGGGGTGCTCAATGGATTTATCGATATACCATTCACGGGCGGCGTCGTGAGATGGGCTTGGGTGCTTTAAGAGATGTCTCTTTAAAACAAGCCCGTGAATTGGCAACCCAATGGCGTTTTGTTATTCGTGATGGTCGTGACCCCATTAAAGAACGTGAGAAACAAAAACGTGAGGCAATGCGTAATCTCCATTATTTAAAAGATATTGCTTTGGATGCTTTTGAAAGTCGTAAAGCAGAATTAAAAGGAGATGGTAAAAATGGTGAGTGGTTTTCACCTTTAAAACTTCATATTCTCCCTAAATTAGGTTGTCTACCCGTTTCAGAGATTACACAAACCGATATACGCAATACGCTTGCCCCCATTTGGCATACAAAAGCTGGAGCAGCCCGTGCTGCACTAAATCGTCTTAATATTTGCCTCAAACATGCTGCTGCATTGGGTTTAGATGTGGATCTACAAGCAACAGAAAAAGCAAAAGCTCTTTTAGGCAAACAACGCCATAAAATGCAAAATAGACCAGCAATGGATTGGAGAGATGTTCCGTTTTTTTATAAAACACTTTGCAAAACACCAACCCTAACACAATTGGCTTTGCGTCTGCTTATTCTGACAGGCGTTCGTACCTATCCTTTGCGTCATATCCATAAAGATCAGATTGAAGATGATATATGGACTATCCCAGCTGAAAATATGAAAGGAAGGCGTGATACAACAAAAGAATTTCGCGTGCCTCTATCAACAGAGGCATTGGAAATTTTGAAACAAGCGCGCTTGTTGTCGCGTAATGATTTCTTTTTCTCTGCAACCGGTCGCGGTCCCCTTGCTGTTAAGTGCATGTCACATTACATGCAAAGAACTGGACTTGATGCTTGCCCTCATGGATTTCGATCTAGTTTACGAGATTGGCTAGCAGAAACAACCGATGCCCCTTTTGAGGTAGCAGAAACCATTCTAGGTCATGTGGTCGGTGGACAAGTAGAGCGTGCTTACCGTCGTACTGATTATTTAGAACAGCGCCGTGTTTATATGGATAAATGGGCTGCCTATGTTACGGGGCAATCTTAA
- a CDS encoding tail protein X codes for MSDLYRTKQGDMVDAICWKYYAKGQQSLAVERVYAANLGLADYGPILTAGITIILPSLPYPKATPVIRIWGSKS; via the coding sequence ATGAGTGATCTTTATAGGACAAAACAAGGCGATATGGTTGATGCCATTTGCTGGAAATATTATGCCAAAGGTCAACAATCGCTTGCTGTTGAACGTGTCTATGCGGCAAATTTAGGGCTTGCAGACTATGGACCCATTTTGACAGCAGGCATTACAATCATTTTGCCATCCCTCCCCTATCCCAAAGCCACACCCGTGATTAGAATTTGGGGAAGCAAATCATGA
- a CDS encoding type II toxin-antitoxin system VapC family toxin, protein MFLDASAILAILLGEEEAPVFIEKMEKTQQNHTSAIAVWEAVAGLCFEKTQEGKPVARSTVVEAKALVDDFLEFYNIQFVTIEDREYQTAVHAYMNFGKGTGSKARLNMGDCFAYACSKNYELPLLFKGNDFIHTDIEKI, encoded by the coding sequence ATGTTTCTCGACGCTTCGGCTATTCTTGCTATTTTGTTAGGTGAGGAAGAGGCACCTGTTTTTATCGAAAAGATGGAAAAAACTCAGCAAAATCATACGTCAGCAATAGCTGTGTGGGAAGCTGTTGCTGGACTTTGCTTTGAGAAAACACAAGAAGGAAAACCTGTTGCACGCTCAACAGTTGTAGAAGCAAAAGCTTTAGTTGATGATTTTCTAGAATTTTACAATATTCAATTTGTCACTATTGAAGATCGCGAATATCAAACTGCTGTTCATGCTTATATGAATTTTGGTAAGGGAACAGGCAGCAAAGCACGACTTAATATGGGTGATTGTTTTGCTTATGCTTGTAGCAAAAATTATGAATTACCACTGTTATTTAAAGGAAACGATTTTATCCACACAGATATCGAAAAAATATGA
- a CDS encoding tyrosine-type recombinase/integrase, translating to MRAIHRLSASFVKTSPQGKYCDGVGLWLNVRKDNTRSWFFRYTHHNKRREMGLGPVTKLSLKEARELARHYSDILKEGNDPIVFREQTILKQQSNIFQEVAQAAFESKKAELKNEGKNGRWFSPLELHVIPHIGKLSIEKLTANIIRNVLAPLWHEKADTARKALNRINICLKYAAALGLDVDLQACMKARALLGKSRATSTNIPAMSWQELPDFYHNLEDNILSNLALKLLILTGARSYPLRYLRLEQIDKNIWTIPKENMKGIVGKVSDFRVPLSSEAMKVIEKTLPFEKKGFLFAGLKGKPISDATLSKFMKDKGFDYRPHGFRSSLRDWIAETTSTPFEIAESILAHSVGNSVTKAYMRTDFLEQRRVLLEQWASFISGTSLPNIPDR from the coding sequence GTGAGGGCGATTCACCGGTTATCAGCATCATTCGTAAAGACGTCTCCACAGGGTAAATATTGTGATGGGGTAGGACTATGGTTAAATGTTCGAAAAGACAATACGCGTTCTTGGTTTTTTCGCTATACGCACCACAATAAGCGCCGTGAAATGGGGCTTGGTCCTGTTACAAAGCTTTCTTTAAAAGAAGCGCGCGAGCTTGCTAGGCATTATAGTGATATTCTTAAAGAAGGTAATGATCCTATTGTTTTTAGAGAACAGACTATTTTAAAACAGCAAAGCAATATCTTTCAAGAAGTTGCGCAAGCGGCTTTTGAAAGCAAAAAAGCAGAATTGAAAAATGAAGGGAAAAATGGTCGTTGGTTTTCTCCATTAGAGTTGCACGTTATTCCACACATAGGTAAATTATCTATAGAAAAATTGACAGCCAATATCATTCGCAATGTTCTTGCACCACTTTGGCATGAAAAAGCAGATACAGCGCGAAAAGCACTGAATCGTATCAATATTTGCTTGAAATATGCTGCTGCTCTTGGCTTAGATGTTGACCTACAGGCTTGTATGAAAGCACGAGCCCTTTTAGGAAAATCACGTGCGACATCGACGAATATTCCTGCTATGTCTTGGCAAGAACTTCCAGATTTTTATCACAACTTAGAGGATAATATCCTTTCAAACTTAGCACTAAAATTACTAATTTTGACAGGTGCTCGATCATATCCATTGCGCTATTTGCGTCTCGAACAGATTGATAAAAATATATGGACCATACCCAAAGAAAATATGAAAGGTATTGTAGGAAAAGTTTCAGACTTTCGTGTGCCACTGAGTAGTGAAGCTATGAAAGTCATTGAAAAAACTCTGCCTTTTGAAAAAAAGGGCTTTCTATTTGCGGGGCTTAAAGGAAAACCAATTTCTGATGCAACGCTTTCTAAATTCATGAAAGACAAAGGCTTTGATTATAGACCTCATGGTTTTAGATCGAGTCTTCGTGACTGGATAGCGGAGACAACATCAACACCATTTGAAATTGCAGAATCTATTCTTGCGCATTCAGTTGGTAATTCAGTGACAAAAGCTTACATGCGAACAGACTTCTTAGAGCAACGGCGTGTTCTTTTGGAGCAATGGGCATCTTTTATATCAGGAACATCTTTACCAAACATTCCAGACCGTTAA